One Candidatus Bathyarchaeota archaeon DNA segment encodes these proteins:
- a CDS encoding site-specific DNA-methyltransferase, translating to MTVQALDNQEIWTPVEVVGSGIEKSLVYSTPLGVLYEGDCLQVFPYVRDETIDTVFADPPFNLSKEYGLKVNDNRPDEDYISWCMEWLDHCIRVLKPGGAIFVYSLPKWNIILGNHLTESGLTFRHWIAVNIKLSLPIPGRLYPSHYSLLYFTKGKPRIFRRVRTPIEVCRHCGREIKDYGGHRGAMNPNGVNLTDVWNDITPVRHWKFKSRKRSANQLSTKLLERVVQMSTRECDVVLDPFGGSGTTYDVCERLGRHWIGVEIESCDVIVERLQTEDLCPHKSEDYVEV from the coding sequence ATGACAGTACAAGCCCTTGATAATCAAGAAATCTGGACACCGGTTGAGGTTGTTGGCTCTGGAATTGAAAAGAGTTTAGTGTACTCGACCCCATTGGGTGTCCTTTATGAAGGGGATTGCTTGCAGGTTTTCCCTTATGTCCGTGACGAGACTATTGATACTGTATTTGCTGATCCTCCGTTCAATCTTTCGAAGGAATACGGTTTAAAAGTGAACGATAATCGTCCTGATGAGGATTACATTTCATGGTGCATGGAATGGCTGGATCACTGTATTCGAGTGCTCAAACCGGGCGGTGCTATTTTTGTCTACAGTCTGCCAAAATGGAACATCATCCTTGGAAATCACTTAACCGAATCCGGATTGACCTTTCGGCATTGGATCGCCGTAAACATAAAACTCTCCTTGCCAATCCCTGGGCGACTGTATCCTTCCCACTATAGCCTCCTGTATTTCACCAAGGGAAAACCAAGGATCTTCAGGAGGGTTCGAACGCCAATAGAGGTTTGCCGCCATTGTGGCCGAGAAATCAAAGATTATGGCGGGCATAGGGGTGCTATGAACCCAAATGGTGTGAACCTGACAGATGTCTGGAATGACATAACGCCGGTGAGGCACTGGAAATTCAAGAGCAGGAAGAGATCTGCCAACCAGTTATCCACAAAGCTTCTTGAACGTGTGGTTCAAATGTCTACGCGAGAATGCGATGTTGTGCTTGATCCTTTTGGTGGCAGCGGAACAACGTATGATGTGTGTGAGCGGCTTGGCCGACACTGGATAGGTGTTGAGATCGAAAGCTGCGATGTTATAGTTGAAAGACTTCAGACCGAGGACCTCTGTCCCCACAAGTCTGAAGATTATGTCGAAGTTTGA